In the Methanococcoides sp. LMO-2 genome, one interval contains:
- a CDS encoding outer membrane lipoprotein-sorting protein — translation MKRIRILFVFFMVFSAFLSAGCVNDQVSAEEIAEQMQQKNDLIEDSSFTLYMTMSLMGEETVIEQDMIQKKEKSRTVIRQPAEQAGMVSVYNGETMWTYDPHQNTVVIMDVPHIDMEMDYAGLISQFLNESDISFSGIEKIDGRNSFIMILEPKEEGSSDVIFTGNLKVWVDEETWMPLKYEMYDNEGNVIVSVEVRDLQVNAGISDDVFEFEIPEGAEVSTFDMNEFALPEEMTLEEAGDKADFDILIPAYVPEDYVFDHALVFDNSDFATGSQVMQRVTLVYINGDSRMSISEIFYESGFPGPTEFSTSESVDVNGSPGDFVEVYGNSMLRWDVDGIDLTISASLDKDELLEIARSMI, via the coding sequence ATGAAAAGAATCAGGATCTTGTTTGTTTTCTTTATGGTATTCTCTGCATTTTTATCAGCAGGATGTGTGAATGATCAGGTCTCAGCAGAAGAGATCGCAGAACAAATGCAGCAGAAAAATGACCTGATAGAGGATTCCTCGTTCACGTTGTATATGACGATGTCGCTCATGGGTGAGGAAACAGTAATTGAACAGGACATGATCCAGAAAAAGGAAAAGAGCCGTACTGTTATCAGGCAGCCCGCAGAACAGGCAGGGATGGTTTCCGTTTACAATGGAGAGACAATGTGGACATACGATCCCCATCAGAACACTGTTGTAATTATGGATGTTCCTCATATCGATATGGAAATGGATTACGCGGGTCTGATCTCCCAGTTCCTGAATGAAAGTGATATTTCCTTTTCCGGAATTGAGAAGATCGATGGCAGGAATTCCTTTATAATGATCCTTGAGCCAAAAGAAGAAGGATCTTCTGATGTTATATTTACAGGTAATCTCAAGGTCTGGGTGGATGAAGAGACGTGGATGCCGTTGAAGTACGAAATGTATGATAACGAGGGTAATGTTATCGTTTCAGTTGAAGTCCGCGATCTGCAGGTGAATGCCGGTATTTCGGACGATGTTTTTGAGTTCGAGATCCCTGAAGGTGCGGAAGTGAGTACATTTGATATGAACGAGTTTGCACTTCCAGAGGAGATGACGTTAGAAGAAGCAGGGGATAAGGCTGATTTTGATATACTTATTCCCGCCTATGTGCCGGAGGACTATGTTTTCGATCATGCATTAGTGTTCGATAACAGTGATTTCGCAACTGGTAGCCAGGTCATGCAAAGAGTGACTCTTGTTTACATTAATGGAGACTCCCGGATGTCGATTTCTGAAATATTCTATGAATCCGGTTTTCCCGGACCAACGGAGTTCTCTACTTCCGAGAGTGTTGATGTCAATGGTTCTCCCGGAGACTTTGTCGAGGTTTATGGAAATAGCATGCTTCGATGGGATGTGGATGGCATTGATCTGACGATAAGCGCTTCTCTGGATAAGGATGAGCTACTGGAGATTGC
- a CDS encoding response regulator has product MKEANILVVEDENIVALSIKKKLELMGYSVIDTASSGEDAIVKADLFYPDLVLMDVMLRGEMDGIEAAKMIREKFDIPVIFLTAYTDDKTLERAKLAEPYGYISKPFKEQDLKSNIEMALHKHEKEIRLR; this is encoded by the coding sequence ATGAAAGAGGCAAATATTTTAGTCGTCGAGGATGAGAATATCGTTGCTTTAAGCATAAAGAAAAAGCTTGAACTTATGGGATATTCAGTGATTGATACGGCTTCTTCAGGAGAGGATGCTATTGTAAAAGCAGACCTGTTCTATCCTGATCTTGTGCTGATGGATGTCATGCTCAGGGGCGAGATGGACGGCATCGAGGCTGCCAAAATGATCAGGGAAAAGTTCGATATCCCGGTGATCTTCCTTACGGCATATACCGATGATAAGACCCTTGAGAGGGCAAAGTTGGCTGAGCCTTATGGTTATATTTCAAAGCCGTTCAAGGAACAGGACCTCAAATCCAATATTGAGATGGCCCTCCACAAGCATGAGAAAGAGATCCGGTTAAGATAA
- a CDS encoding HAD family phosphatase yields the protein MLKVLIFDMDGVLVDSMSYHTEAMKHIFDDLGIAMDKQDIYDLEGSPTVEIVGSLLEKEGIDPNNFDVDGLIKRYRAEFARILVLSSFKEMDECLPILKERFLLSVVSGADRNIVHDVIGRLFDGIFDVVLSGEDLERGKPEPDPFLKVAEILNVDRSECLVVENAPMGVEAANRAGIFCVAVPTYVSKESIAMADMIVDDHRMLKDFLLGLEHPEKEEVESLRLLHE from the coding sequence GTGTTAAAGGTCCTGATATTTGATATGGATGGTGTGCTGGTGGATTCGATGTCCTACCACACCGAGGCCATGAAGCATATTTTTGATGATCTGGGTATCGCTATGGACAAGCAGGATATCTATGACCTGGAAGGGTCTCCGACCGTGGAGATCGTTGGTTCTCTCCTTGAGAAGGAGGGTATCGATCCCAATAATTTTGATGTTGATGGTCTTATCAAAAGATACAGGGCGGAGTTTGCAAGGATCCTTGTGCTTAGCTCGTTCAAAGAAATGGATGAATGCCTTCCGATATTGAAGGAAAGGTTCCTTCTCTCTGTAGTCTCAGGAGCTGACCGGAACATCGTACATGATGTTATTGGAAGGCTGTTCGACGGGATATTTGATGTTGTTCTCAGCGGCGAGGACCTGGAGCGCGGCAAGCCTGAGCCGGATCCGTTCCTGAAGGTCGCCGAGATACTGAACGTTGACCGGAGTGAATGTCTTGTTGTGGAAAATGCTCCCATGGGTGTGGAGGCTGCGAACAGGGCGGGCATCTTCTGTGTTGCTGTGCCTACCTATGTAAGCAAAGAGAGCATCGCAATGGCTGACATGATCGTGGATGATCACCGTATGCTAAAGGACTTCCTGCTTGGGCTTGAACATCCTGAAAAAGAAGAGGTTGAATCCTTACGCCTGCTCCATGAATGA
- a CDS encoding PaaI family thioesterase, giving the protein MNRIKEFFKRDKFAEYINAELLEVSEGYAKAKMDIQEHHLNGVGIVQGGATFTLADFAFAAAANSHGNVAIAINATISFVTAATSGTLIAEAKETSRNPKIATYTIEVTDDNNNTIAIFQGMVYRKKQTVESFMEQA; this is encoded by the coding sequence ATGAACCGCATAAAAGAGTTCTTCAAAAGGGACAAATTTGCAGAATATATCAATGCTGAGCTTCTGGAGGTATCAGAAGGTTATGCAAAAGCAAAGATGGACATTCAGGAACACCACTTAAACGGTGTGGGTATTGTACAGGGAGGAGCAACTTTCACCCTGGCGGACTTCGCTTTTGCAGCTGCGGCCAATTCCCATGGAAATGTTGCGATCGCCATAAATGCAACCATATCCTTTGTCACCGCAGCAACATCAGGGACATTAATTGCCGAGGCAAAGGAAACATCAAGGAATCCGAAGATCGCCACATATACCATTGAGGTCACAGATGATAACAACAACACCATTGCCATCTTCCAGGGAATGGTATACAGGAAAAAACAGACAGTTGAATCATTCATGGAGCAGGCGTAA